ttcgggaagagatcatggaagttttgaaattaatgataagataatctactttcattaaatgatttattagataatcgaaaacagaggattttgaatactattcgaaattcggaagaattacgtaaaggggccattgagcagctcgaaagagcccgggctcgcttacgtaaagtggaaatggaagcagatgagtatcgaatgaatggatactctgaaatagaacgagaaaaacaaaatttgattaatgccactagtaatagtttggaacaattagaaaattacaaaaatgaaacccttcagtttgaacaacaaagagcgattaatcaggtccgacaacgagttttccaacaagccttacaaggagctctaggaactctgaatagttgcttgaatagcgagttacatttccgtacgatccgtgctaatattggcattctcggggccatgcaagaaataactgattagcccttctttttttagttatagtttaggcattatttttatcttttccttcctaaaaagaataaagaaacactaatggtaacccttcgagccgacgaaattagtaatattattcgtgagcgtattgaacaatatagtagagaaataaagattgtgaataccggtaccgtacttcaagtaggcgacggaattgctcgtgttcatggtcttgatgaagtaatggcaggtgaattagtagagtttcaagagggtacaataggcattgctctgaatttggaatcaaataatgttggcgttgtattaatgggtgatggtttgatgatacaagagggaagttccgtaaaagcaacaggacgaattgctcagatacctgtgagtgagggttatttgggtcgtgttataaatgctctggctaaacctattgatgggagaggtgaaatttcagcttctgaatctcggttaattgaatctcctgccccaggtattatttctagacgttctgtatatgagcctcttcaaacggggcttattgccattgattcgatgatccctataggacgcggtcagcgagaattaattattggggacagacagaccggcaaaacagccgtagccacagatacgattctcaatcaaaaaggtcaaaatgtaatatgtgtttatgtagctattggtcaaaaagcatcttctgtggctcaggtagtgactactttccgggaaaagggggcgatggaatatactattgtggtagccgaaacggcggattcacctgctacattacaatacctcgctccttatacgggagcggctctggctgagttttttatgtatcgtggacaacatactttaataatttatgatgatctctccaaacaggcacaagcttatcgccaaatgtctcttctattaagaagacctcccggtcgtgaagcttatccaggagatgttttttatttgcattcacgacttttggaaagagccgctaaatcaaattctagtttaggtgaaggaagtatgaccgctttaccgatagttgagactcaatctggagacgtttcagcttatattcctactaatgtaatttccattacagatggacaaatattcttatctgccgatctattcaatgctggaatccgacctgctattaatgtgggtatttccgtttccagagtaggatccgcagctcaaattaaagccatgaaacaagtagccggcaaatcaaaattggaactagcgcaattcacagagttagaagcctttgcacaattcgcttctgatctcgataaagctactcagaatcaattggcaagaggtcaacgattacgcgagttgcttaaacaatcccaatcagaccctctcgcagtggaagaacagatagctactatttataccggagcgaatggatatcttgatccgctagaaattggacaggtaaagaaatttctcagtcagttacgtagctacttaaaaaacaataaacctaaatttcaagaaattatatcttctaccaagacattcaccgaggaagtagaatttcttttgaaggaagctattcaagaacagatcgaactgtttttacttcaggaacaaacataaatttcttacttttattctattcttggtatattctattcttagtacaagagtaatcattgagaaatagttctgattcgaatgattcaaaaagggtttcttagtatagccatttttaaaaagtatagccattttaaaaatagatggaaataaattgcgtccaataggatttgaacctataccaaaggtttagaagacctctgtcctatccattagacaatggacgcttttcattcctattttatttttttgtattcttactttcttttgttcggataaaaaatcaaattacacggaaaatattttagggaataaaaaagaatgcatatctaaattgatggtgcatgtatgtataatacataataagatgtataatacataacataataagatgtataatacataataagaaatatggagcgggtagcgggaatcgaacccgcatcGTTAGCTTGGAAGGCTAGGGGTTATAGTCGACGTTGCTTGATCACTTTTAACGTCTCTAATTCAAAACCGAACgtgaaattttgatttcattcgGCTCCTTTATGGAAGATTGATGTATTCCTAGAGAAAATTAGATCCATAACATCTATGTCAGCCTTTCTGTCTGAATGTATCCCAAACTACTCGCTTACTAGATGATCCCTCTAGAGGAGAGGGATTATACCAAATCCGTCTAGTCTAGTTACTTCGTTCCCTATTTCCACTCGCAGGATCCCGAGGAAAAGAATTTGGTTTCCACCGAGCTGAAACAATATGCTGATGGTTCTAGTAAACCAAAACCACCCTTTTCTAGCTTGTTTGGCTTCAATTTCCCttttacaacaccaaaatttaagatctagttacgattggaaataaacttttgtatcttcatccatagatcctttattcatactcattcgattggaagaattgatccaattcaaaaaaaattatgtttcacgACTCCATATACATAATCCAATTTTCTTATTCAATTTCGAAAATAGAATTTCTAATTGGACTTTGGATACAAATCGTGAGAATGTATGTTCTTCCTCAAATATGCTATTGAGAGGTAAAGGATTAAACCCTTTTAAGAAATAAAGTTTTTGATCGGAGTATGCAAAAAACCGAGAGACCCCTTAACTTTTTAAGTTGTTAATAGAACGAATCACACTTTTACCACTAAACTATACCCGCTACATATACATTATTGTATATGAATGGACTATTTGTCGAACAAGGGAGTGAGACGCAATCAAGATAGCATTAAAATTATAACGTTGACACATATTTAGTCCCGCCAGCCAGGGACTTAAAAGGCGAAGAGCACAAAGCTTttctaaataacatatataaatttaaaaaacagtATAAAGTTATACTTATACTTTTCCTTTGCTGGATTGCTGGCATTCTCAGTCTGTCTGAAGGGGTCATTGAAGCTGGACAAAAAAAGAGGTACTGGCCCGGCCAGTACTTAACTAGGACCAGGCCGGGAGAATAAACCTTTCGTACAAAATTAAAGAAGTAAGGTTTTCTTTCTATTGGAGATACCTGTTTCGAATCTTATCTAAATGGAATTCTTGATCAAATTCGTTCTTGACTTACTCTTAACTTACTTAAATGAAACTTAAATTAAATTACGTAAATGTAAATtaacttaaatataaatataattatataattacttatataattacattacttaaattattaaaattaacttaacttaatataaatataattatataattataattatataattacttaattatataattacttataatataatattattataatataatattattaattacttaattatataattacttataatatacaattacttataaaattacttataatataatattataatatttaatattataatatttaagaaattttttattacataaaaaaaacctttaatttgttttttctttactttaattgaaaataaaatttcaattcctttaacctttaaatttagattagaatttattaataattttaatttttaattattcactttttattttttttttatttcatctgtaatgaaatctattctataattagaaattttaatagaatgtttcatatttctaatgataatgttataattataatgtttaatatctttcttaaattataatgtttaatatctttcttaataaaaaatattatattaatgtctttcttaaacttaataattaatatcttaaaaattaaaaattttttcttttttattattttcttttctttttttatttaatttcaatttaaattgaaatagttaatttcaatttcatttgaaattttattgaaatttcaattttatttaaattgggagagatggctgagtggactaaagcggcggattgctaatccgttgtacgagttattcgtaccgaggttcgaatccctctctctccgcccgctctgattacttgatactttcgatttcgaaggaatttcgattcctttatttttttataggtaaagtgaatatatggaatagataaaataataagaaaaaattagaaaaacaaagaaaactcaatttttttttattcctcacgtccaggattacgtcccggatcattagataagaatccgaagatgaagagagaaacaaagaatatcactactgtgtaaacaaagagtttgagagtaagcattacacaatctccaagataagatcattttagaaaaagggaatagattacctattttttctttttaccacatatactattttgtttgatttgacatcataccccccaaaatggagttttttgatttgaaaagaaaaagaaagtcacttttacgaatttctttgtaataagatttttattccttcctcacaaaaattttcttgtcatatcgacaattaggtattgtaggggacctagacctaataaactccttactcactgaaaggtcagaacgagtaaataaactgatcaaaattcatctccgcggttactcaatatacaagaatttccattttttaatcgagggtttataattctaatgtaagacttagccgatcttatccatttttataattttttttgtcgaataaatcatgaatggatttggcaaagtattaaggattttatcgaaaacttacagcagcttgccaaacaaaggctaagagaaaaaagagaacagGTATGACAGGCATCACATCTACGATTGGATTGAAAACGGCATAAGCTTCAGGCAATTTGGCAAAGAAAAAACTATTCGAATAAAGGACAGAATTAAGACAGATACAGATTAAGCTAAAGATATTAAACATAACAAACATTTCGTTCTTGTAgattagataattttattttgattgagttatttttataagggaaaaatgaaaaaggcaagtcaaaaaatccttctttttttttgaactctcccaaatcaaaaatccttccttccatctcaaatgagaatacaaggaattctactttcatacattatcttaattgaattctatgtaatgatcaattaacttttttgattctatatctaatctacatgtgttgaatcctagcaacaaacaaaataccccatatgtttttattatgtattatgtatttttttggggggggggattGACGAATAACTAATTCTAATAATAGTCTTGACTAGTGCCAAACAGGAAAAATGGGGCGTGGCCAAGCGGTAAGGCAGCGGGTTTTGGTCCCGTTATTCGGAGGTTCGAATCCTTCCGTCCCAGATCGTTTCCATCAGAAACAAAAGATGGGATCACATTGTATCCCACATAAAACGGAAAAATCTTAAAGAGAACaaccttttcttttgttctgaattcttagaatgtcttttgttctgaattcttagaatgAATTCTTAGAATGGATTCTTAGAATCCATTTGATTTATCACAAGCATAATAAAGTGTCAAATACAGGTGGaagtttttttgaataaaaaaaagagaaatttggggtctatcattcacattcataatatgctcgtactattgttatattcattatgtcccatattcatgaaatatgaatTCTAAATATGAATTATAATTCTCACATGATGCATTCCGAATTGAAGCGTGAAACAAAAGCATCTCTATTCCCTTCCACACAAAGCCTAAAGTCAAAAATAGGGTATCCCAATTTCACATTCTATGTGAAGACTAAAGAGTAGGGAGTTTGTCGTACTAATTTCATCACTGGTTTTAAACTTCTAAAGCTGTGCTGTGGCGTGGGaaaaataggataaaaattgTCTGAATTCCATTTCTTTCTATCTTATATCTTAGATGCCTCAAATGAAAATAATTGTAAATCAATGTAACGTAGCGATTGGGGGAAATTTTGATATTCCATATATTTTAACTTGATTTTATGGAATTGATGGAAAAATTGTTGAACCTGAAGTAAAACAAAATCTATATAAACTAAAATAAACAAGGCCTACGCTATGCctatatgtatgatatatattgtgtattgttattatattgttgtatttcaataacaatgttgttgtatttcaataacaatgttgttgtatttcaataacaatggcCTTTCACTTAAGTGAAAAGAATTTGTGGAAGGGGAtctttgattttaaaaatatccatgattaccCCCAGTAACAATattcagattctttctttcagatgaaagaaagaataaggatcttaatgttgccgtacatgagaccttttctatttcatactcatgaaaatagataaactagattatcaatttacttctttggttaaaagaaaaccaattgataattcaaTTGAACATGGTAAAATTTATGTCTCCTTAGGGAATGAAATATCTGCTAAAAATTTTTAGCTACTCATTGTGATTGCGTCGACTTGGTGATTGAATTAGAGATCCAGTTTAGTCATGACTAGAAAACATAGTTCCAGTCATGATGTTGAAGTCGGAGatttttaaaacatttttttatgaACTCTTGGTTGGTACTCGAAGAAATATGATAAATCAATAGTATCTAGAAACTTACgacctttttgttttttggtcattggaacagtttatttgactaataatttatttttttccgggattggaaatatattaaattaaaggaTTTGAGGTTTATAGTTTTTTTGTTCTAGAAAAATAGATTCTGCATTTCATGATTGATCGTCCCGAACAATCTGTTGGAGATGTAAAGTAAATAAGTCTTAAGCAAACATCTTTCTTAGAAATACGTTTCATTCATATGATAGAATATCGAGTTAAAGAAATTGGATCCTTGCTGAGCTTTCTCCGGATAAATACAATACTTATCTATCCATAGAATACTTATCTATCCATAGGTATAAAGTATAGACTATTATATAGTTCCCGTTGTTCCCATCGAGCCAATGACTATTCATGATTACATATTAAATCAATTCCATTGCGGTTTGAAATTAAATTGAATTCTAAATTAGAGGAATGTTATGGTAAAACTTCGTTTGAAACGATGTGGTAGAAAGCAACGTGCGACTTGAAGGACATGATCCGCTGTGGATTTTTACATCCACCATTTTCTATACAAATGAAGATGCTCTTGGCTCGACATAGTTTGTTCTGTTCCATTAGGAATCTAATTTTTCTTAGGTTGATAGTACATGATGGAGCTCGAGCGGAAAGGATTGATTCATTTATCAAGGGGAAGAATCTAGGGTTAGTgccaatcaatcaataagttagacCAGCTTTGTAAGtatatccttaaaatataaaataatcggattgataaaactatttcgatcaaaaaaaagtGTATCACAGAGGAATCAATTCTTCGTATTCTATTTCTATGGGTATTCTATTTCtatagaaagaataaaaaaaacaaaaggtatGTTGCTGCCCTTTTGAAAGGAGTAAGGATCACCGAAGTAATGTCTAAACCCAATGATTTTACAAAGCAAAGATAAAGGATTCCGAAACAAGGAAACACTATTTTCAATTGTCTCAAAAATTGGATCAGAATTAGGAATAAAAATAGATTCGAGATGAGACAAACAAAAGAGGTAGAGACGGCTCAAGAAATGTCTAAGGATTTCccttcgaattctgtcagaattacccaacttgagttatgagtacgaatgaaatttatttttttttttttttttaggaagaacaaaataataataatgaattagactatgatttgagtcattattttgtgtttactatttgatattatatacagaaagatataccgaaataaaaataattttttctcgagCTCGAGCCGTATGAGGAGAAAAACCTCCTATACGTTTCTGGGGGGGATTGTTTATGTACATCTATCCCAATGAGCCATCTATCGAATCGTTGCAATTGATGTTCGATcccgaagagaaggaagagatttTCGAAAGTGGGTTTTTATGATCcgataaagaatcaaacttatttaaACGTTCCCGCTATTCTATATTTCCTTGAAAAGGGCGCTCAACCTACAGGAactgtttatgatattttaagtaaggcagaattttttaaagaaaaaacctcgagttaattaaaagaaaaaacaacaaaattaataaaaaaggggggagatgattaatataaaatctatctttgtataattttttacttacaattttttacctaaaattttcccttttcttgctctattcatacttaaatttactttttcttgttataggaatccaccaacaaacaagggattaatcttgcttattgtacctctattgattgagtaaacccgagattttttctttatcttttccttatttttttccatcaaaatttcttatttatgttgtgccaacccaatacaaatccttattttatttactttatttgttatttgttttctcaacattgcattcatattgacaatggtgtatcgaacaaatataattgatcatagataaattaattgatcatagataaataaatctctttatccagaccccatattgggttttaacttcacttttactcaaataatgggttttgcattgttgggtttactgtcatataagacgtattttggaatttaacttaacaaaaataaaaaattgataaaaaactggtaggtctgtcacaattttagcatctcttttaggaatctggtgtttttaaatatgatctgtacattttctatttattttgtataatcgatcataaaacataaaatatttttttatttattattagttcaATGTTTTGATGGGGTCGTGCAGTgcaatttaatggatttttcatttttatcgtatctacatatcctatttattttattttattcgggTTGCTAACTCAACGGTAGAGTACTCGGCTTTTAAGTGCGACTATGATCTTTTACACATTTTGATGAAGCAACAAATTCGTCCAGACTATTGGTAGAGTCTATAAGACCACGACTGATCCTCAAGGGTAATGAATGGAAAAAGTAGCATgtcgtaataaaaaaaatttcttattttattaaatattttattaaaaattacaaattcaaatgaaagtggaacttttagtttatccttactggatcgctacaaaaataaaaaatttttggaagggaaggGGACAAAACAAATTCACATTTACAGTTGGGTCTAGTGAATAAATGGATAGAGCCTATGGTTCCAATTTTGGTAAAACAAAAAGCAACGAGCTTATGTTCTTAATTTGAATTGAACGATTACCCGATCTAATTAGACGTTAAAAATAGATTAGTGCCTTATACGGAAAGGGTGAGTTCTCCTGTGGGTGGACCatgattctttttcctttttttttaataatcctaACTATTCTTTATTATGGATTAGAAACGGATGTGTAGAAGAAACAGTATACTGATAAAGAGAATAAATTCCAAAGTCAAAAGAGCGATCGGGTTGCAAAAATAAAGGGTTTGTTATCCTCTTGTAATTATAACGAAGATAAACAACGAAGATAAACCAATTCGATagaaaaagagaaataaaagatctattgattggactccctgtttccttttcggggtatatattttttattactatTGTATTCTATATACATAATAGAATACAAAATACCCTGTTTTGACCATATTGCACTATGTATCATTTGATAACCCAATAAATGCCTCCTACCCCTGCTTCAAGTGGAAATGTAAATGGAAGAATTACAAGGATATTTAGAAAAAGATAGATCTCGGCAACAATACTTTCTATATCCACTTCTTTTTCAGGAGTATATTTACGTATTTGCTTATGATCAGGTTTAAATAGTTCAATTTTTTATGAACC
This sequence is a window from Musa acuminata AAA Group cultivar baxijiao unplaced genomic scaffold, Cavendish_Baxijiao_AAA HiC_scaffold_183, whole genome shotgun sequence. Protein-coding genes within it:
- the LOC135656611 gene encoding ATP synthase subunit alpha, chloroplastic, whose translation is MVTLRADEISNIIRERIEQYSREIKIVNTGTVLQVGDGIARVHGLDEVMAGELVEFQEGTIGIALNLESNNVGVVLMGDGLMIQEGSSVKATGRIAQIPVSEGYLGRVINALAKPIDGRGEISASESRLIESPAPGIISRRSVYEPLQTGLIAIDSMIPIGRGQRELIIGDRQTGKTAVATDTILNQKGQNVICVYVAIGQKASSVAQVVTTFREKGAMEYTIVVAETADSPATLQYLAPYTGAALAEFFMYRGQHTLIIYDDLSKQAQAYRQMSLLLRRPPGREAYPGDVFYLHSRLLERAAKSNSSLGEGSMTALPIVETQSGDVSAYIPTNVISITDGQIFLSADLFNAGIRPAINVGISVSRVGSAAQIKAMKQVAGKSKLELAQFTELEAFAQFASDLDKATQNQLARGQRLRELLKQSQSDPLAVEEQIATIYTGANGYLDPLEIGQVKKFLSQLRSYLKNNKPKFQEIISSTKTFTEEVEFLLKEAIQEQIELFLLQEQT